The Chroicocephalus ridibundus chromosome 20, bChrRid1.1, whole genome shotgun sequence genome has a window encoding:
- the TMEM81 gene encoding transmembrane protein 81: MVFLTTEFAWLWKETCLMDNPGMKTLRNNHIFGILSCAFCLPLVVSFEKVTIPAELKSAVVKIVVNATSCSVTCGPGFKLEEMCEITPTGERRNCTLRRSNCLTNWVCGLLHFTVPVGKPFQLSCLTSDAGSSGSRAYSYTWRLAQGLITTNDVLFKPFNNLDSVVKFSPTRESDAGTYRCDVQMMKTLKVIKRVYFGVRVMQKNLMDLNFQKFLTWEQKLAANEEAGNTENSTDEEVQEQQYFWRGQLFYECLIGVVSGVLGGLLVSMALYFLQKIVGRRAAKKRTAI, from the coding sequence atggtttttttgaCTACTGAATTTGCATGGCTTTGGAAAGAAACATGTCTGATGGATAACCCTGGTATGAAGACCTTGAGAAACAACCACATCTTTGGGATATTATCTTGTGCTTTCTGTCTGCCGTTGGTAGTTTCCTTTGAAAAAGTGACCATCCCAGCAGAGCTGAAGTCAGCTGTAGTGAAAATTGTGGTCAACGCCACATCCTGCAGTGTCACGTGTGGGCCGGGCTTCAAGCTGGAGGAGATGTGCGAGATCACTCCCACTGGAGAGAGGAGGAATTGTACCTTGCGCaggtccaactgcctgaccaactGGGTTTGTGGCTTACTCCACTTCACCGTCCCTGTGGGCAAACCCTTCCAGTTGAGCTGCCTGACCTCCGATGCAGGCAGCTCTGGTAGCCGAGCCTATAGCTATACGTGGAGGCTTGCCCAAGGCCTTATCACCACAAACGATGTACTGTTCAAACCTTTCAATAACCTGGATTCTGTCGTCAAATTTTCCCCTACCAGGGAGTCTGATGCAGGGACCTACCGATGTGATGTGCAGATGATGAAGACGTTAAAAGTCATCAAGAGGGTCTACTTTGGGGTCAGAGTGATGCAAAAGAACTTAATGGATCTGAACTTTCAAAAATTCTTGACCTGGGAACAGAAGTTAGCAGCAAATGAAGAggcaggaaacacagaaaatagcACCGATGAAGAAGTGCAAGAGCAGCAGTACTTTTGGCGAGGACAATTGTTTTATGAATGTTTGATAGGAGTTGTAAGTGGGGTGCTAGGGGGTCTCTTGGTGAGCATGGCTCTCTACTTCTTGCAGAAGATTGTGGGAAGGAGAGCTGCGAAGAAACGAACTGCGATTTAA
- the CNTN2 gene encoding contactin-2, with the protein MGVAAGFLRTSLPVLTALVWCQAQSSTRNYGPVFEEQPVHTLFPEGSAEEKVTLSCRARASPPATYRWKMNGTEIKMEPDSRYRLVAGDLVISNPVKAKDAGSYQCVASNSRGTVVSREASLRFGFLQEFSAEERDPVKITEGWGVMFACSPPPHYPGLSYRWLLNEFPNFIPADGRRFVSQTTGNLYIAKTEASDLGNYSCFATSHIDFITKSVFSKFSRLSLTAEDARQYAPSIKARFPADTYALAGQMVTLECFAFGNPVPRIKWRKLDGSQSSKWIGSEPLLQIQDVGFEDEGTYECEAENIKGRDTYQGRIIIQAQPEWLKVITDTEADIGSDLRWSCAAAGKPRPAVRWLRDGQPLTSQNRIEVSGGELRFSKLVLEDSGMYQCVAENKHGTVYASAELTVQALAPDFRLNPVKRLIPAARSGKVIIPCQPRAAPKATVLWTKGTELLINSSRVTITTDGTLILQNISKSDEGKYTCFAENFMGKANSTGILSVRDATKITLAPSSADINVGENLTLQCHASHDPTMDLTFTWSLDDFPIDFDKSEGHYRRASVKEAIGDLSIFNAQLRHSGRYTCTAQTVVDSASESATLTVRGPPGPPGGVVVRDISDTSVQLSWSRGFDNHSPIARYIVEARTLLSSKWKQMRTNPVNIEGNAETAQVVNLIPWMDYEFRVLASNILGVGEPSLPSSKIRTKEAAPTVAPSGLSGGGGAPNELIINWTPTLRDYQNGDGFGYILSFRKKGTQGWLTARVPHAESLHYVYRNESIGPYTPFEVKIKAYNRKGEGPESLTAIVYSAEEEPKVAPFRVMAKAVLSSEMDVSWEPVEQGDMTGVLLGYEIRYWKDGDKEEAADRVRTAGLVTSAHVTGLNPNTKYHVSVRAYNRAGTGPPSPSTNVTTTKPPPKRPPSNISWTLSGSTVSIKWDPVVAKADESAVTGYKMLYRQDSHSAPTLYLASKSRIDIPIPEDFTHAFVQIRVTGPGGDGIPAEAHILRNSGTSMMVEDSVTRPVPHAVVITTNSLVMVALISYLEL; encoded by the exons ATGGGAGTCGCCGCTGGATTTCTCCGCACATCCCTACCTGTCCTCACCGCCCTGG TTTGGTGCCAAGCGCAGAGTAGCACAAGGAACTACGGACCCGTGTTTGAAGAGCAGCCTGTGCACACCCTCTTCCCTGAAGGCTCAGCAGAAGAGAAAGTCACGCTTTCCTGCCGAGCAAGAGCCAGTCCTCCTGCGACCTACAG GTGGAAGATGAATGGCACAGAGATAAAGATGGAGCCAGATTCCCGTTACAGGCTGGTTGCAGGTGACCTAGTGATAAGCAACCCAGTGAAAGCCAAGGATGCCGGCTCCTACCAATGTGTGGCATCTAATTCCAGGGGCACGGTGGTCAGCAGAGAAGCCTCCCTCCGCTTTGGCT TTTTGCAGGAATTCTCTGCAGAAGAGCGAGACCCCGTGAAGATTACAGAAGGCTGGGGAGTGATGTTCGCCTGCAGCCCTCCTCCCCACTACCCAG gTTTATCCTATCGATGGCTCCTGAATGAATTTCCCAATTTCATCCCAGCCGATGGAAGGCGTTTCGTCTCTCAGACCACGGGAAACCTTTACATTGCTAAGACAGAGGCTTCCGACCTGGGGAACTATTCATGCTTTGCCACCAGCCACATCGACTTCATCACCAAGAGCGTGTTCAGCAAGTTCTCCCGGCTCAGCCTCACTGCAGAGG ATGCCAGGCAGTACGCACCCAGCATAAAAGCCAGGTTTCCTGCAGACACCTACGCTCTGGCTGGGCAGATGGTGACTTTGGAGTGTTTTGCCTTTGGAAA CCCCGTTCCTCGAATCAAGTGGAGGAAGCTGGACGGCTCGCAGTCCTCCAAGTGGATCGGCAGCGAGCCCCTCTTGCAGATCCAGGATGTTGGCTTTGAGGATGAAGGGACTTATGAGTGTGAGGCTGAAAACATCAAAGGGAGAGACACCTACCAGGGCCGCATCATCATTCAAG CTCAGCCGGAGTGGCTAAAGGTGATCACAGACACGGAAGCCGATATCGGGTCCGACCTGCGATGGAGCTGTGCGGCCGCCGGCAAACCCAGGCCCGCCGTCCGATGGCTTCGGGACGGGCAACCGCTGACCTCCCAG AACCGCATCGAAGTGAGCGGTGGAGAGCTGAGATTTTCCAAGCTAGTCCTGGAGGACTCTGGCATGTATCAGTGTGTGGCTGAGAACAAGCATGGCACAGTATATGCAAGTGCTGAATTAACAGTGCAAG cCTTAGCACCAGATTTTAGACTAAACCCAGTGAAGCGACTGATACCTGCAGCCCGAAGTGGGAAGGTCATCATTCCGTGCCAACCAAGAGCAGCACCAAAAGCCACTGTGCTCTGGACCAAAGGGACTGAACTTCTCATCAACAGTAGCAG GGTGACTATTACCACAGATGGCACCTTGATCCTCCAGAATATCAGCAAATCCGATGAGGGAAAGTATACCTGCTTTGCTGAGAATTTCATGGGCAAAGCCAACAGTACTGGAATCCTCTCTGTTCGAG ATGCCACCAAAATCACATTGGCACCATCTAGCGCTGATATCAACGTAGGTGAAAACCTCACTCTACAATGTCACGCATCCCATGATCCAACTATGGACCTAACCTTCACCTGGTCACTGGATGATTTCCCCATTGACTTTGACAAGTCTGAGGGGCACTACCGGCGAGCCAGCGTG AAGGAAGCTATTGGAGACCTCAGCATCTTCAACGCCCAGCTGAGGCACTCGGGGCGGTACACGTGTACAGCCCAGACAGTTGTGGACAGTGCTTCGGAGTCAGCCACGCTGACTGTCAGAG GACCTCCAGGCCCCCCCGGAGGTGTGGTGGTGAGAGACATCAGTGACACCAGCGTCCAGCTGAGCTGGAGCCGCGGCTTTGATAACCACAGCCCTATCGCCAGGTACATCGTCGAGGCGCGGACCCTCCTCTCCAGCAAATGGAAGCAAATGCGTACCA ATCCTGTAAATATTGAAGGCAACGCAGAGACAGCCCAGGTGGTGAACCTCATTCCTTGGATGGATTACGAGTTTCGGGTCTTAGCGAGTAACATTCTTGGAGTTGGGGAGCCAAGTTTACCCTCCAGCAAAATCCGTACCAAAGAAGCAG CACCTACTGTGGCACCATCTGGGCtcagcggcggcggaggggctcCCAACGAGCTGATCATCAACTGGACA CCGACACTGCGGGACTATCAGAACGGAGATGGCTTTGGCTACATCTTGTCGTTTCGCAAGAAAGGCACCCAGGGGTGGCTGACAGCAAGGGTGCCACACGCGGAATCGCTGCACTACGTCTACCGCAACGAGAGCATTGGTCCCTACACCCCCTTCGAGGTGAAGATCAAAGCATACAACAGAAAAGGAGAGGGACCGGAGAGCCTCACTGCCATCGTGTACTCTGCAGAAGAAG AACCGAAAGTGGCTCCTTTCAGAGTTATGGCCAAGGCCGTTCTGTCCTCAGAAATGGATGTGTCCTGGGAGCCCGTTGAGCAGGGGGACATGACTGGAGTGCTTTTGGGCTACGAG ATCCGGTACTGGAAGGATGGTGATAAAGAGGAGGCAGCTGACAGAGTGAGAACAGCGGGGCTGGTCACATCGGCTCATGTAACAGGCCTAAACCCCAACACGAAATACCACGTGTCAGTCAGAGCTTACAACCGGGCTGGAACCGGCCCCCCCAGTCCCTCTACCAACGTCACGACAACAAAACCAC CACCGAAGAGGCCACCTAGCAACATCTCGTGGACTCTATCTGGGTCTACGGTCAGCATCAAGTGGGACCCAGTGGTGGCGAAGGCAGACGAGTCTGCAGTTACAGGGTACAAG ATGCTTTACAGGCAGGATTCCCACTCTGCTCCCACCCTATACCTGGCCAGCAAGAGCCGGATCGACATCCCCATCCCTGAAGACTTCACTCACGCCTTTGTACAGATCCGGGTGACGGGGCCCGGGGGAGATGGAATCCCAGCAGAAGCTCACATCCTCCGAAACAGTG GGACAAGTATGATGGTGGAAGACTCCGTGACGAGACCAGTGCCACACGCTGTCGTTATCACAACTAACTCTCTAGTAATGGTGGCCCTGATCAGCTACCTGGAGCTCTGA